The proteins below come from a single uncultured Carboxylicivirga sp. genomic window:
- a CDS encoding DNA starvation/stationary phase protection protein — METTIKTYRKLGFTGLDTAEMVSTMNIVLANYHIFYQKLRNYHWNVKGGDFFDLHEKFEELYTAAVTNIDEVAERIRVFGKTPMSTLGEYLQVAEIKETGTDLTPIQMTQQVLGDIEKLDGLLVDVAEAAQKAGDMATLDLMNSMIRSLEKEHWMLTMWLNNSKN; from the coding sequence ATGGAAACTACAATAAAAACATACCGAAAATTAGGATTTACAGGATTAGATACTGCCGAAATGGTATCAACAATGAACATTGTATTGGCTAACTACCATATTTTCTATCAAAAATTAAGAAACTACCATTGGAATGTTAAAGGTGGCGACTTCTTCGACCTTCACGAAAAGTTTGAAGAGCTATATACCGCTGCTGTTACTAATATTGATGAGGTTGCCGAACGCATCAGAGTATTTGGTAAAACACCCATGAGTACATTAGGTGAGTATTTGCAGGTAGCCGAAATTAAAGAAACCGGAACCGATTTAACACCTATTCAAATGACGCAACAGGTTTTGGGTGATATTGAAAAACTAGATGGATTATTGGTGGATGTTGCCGAGGCGGCTCAAAAAGCCGGTGATATGGCGACACTGGATTTGATGAACTCTATGATTCGTTCATTGGAGAAAGAACACTGGATGCTTACCATGTGGTTAAATAATTCAAAAAACTAA
- a CDS encoding DMT family transporter: protein MAMIVANMAWGLMSPFVKAVVVNSNIDAWTIVAYRVTGAAIAFWTASMFIPKERIPFKDLRWLVLGALFGIILNQGVFVFGVSYTSPINASIVTTTLPIIAMVISAFYLKEPVTWKKLVGIAIGASGAIVIILNSSSGKSFGELGLKGILLCFMAQFSYAIYFVFFKNIIKKYHSITIMKWMFLFSACIYLPLTWSNISGVDYANMSVTTMGQLAFIVLGSTFLSYMMIPIAQKYLRPTVATMYNNVQPIVAAIAAVMLQLDSFGWPKVFAIVLVFAGVYLVTTSKAKEETKNMK, encoded by the coding sequence ATGGCAATGATAGTTGCAAATATGGCATGGGGTCTAATGTCGCCTTTTGTAAAGGCGGTGGTTGTTAACAGTAATATTGATGCATGGACGATCGTTGCCTATCGGGTAACGGGTGCAGCTATTGCTTTTTGGACTGCCTCGATGTTTATTCCCAAAGAACGCATTCCGTTTAAAGATTTACGATGGCTGGTGTTGGGTGCTCTGTTTGGTATTATTCTTAATCAGGGAGTATTTGTGTTTGGTGTTTCGTATACTTCGCCCATTAATGCTTCTATTGTCACTACTACTTTACCTATTATTGCCATGGTTATTTCGGCCTTTTATTTAAAAGAACCGGTTACCTGGAAAAAGCTGGTTGGTATTGCCATTGGGGCAAGCGGAGCCATTGTTATTATCCTCAATAGTTCGTCGGGTAAATCGTTTGGCGAATTAGGATTAAAGGGAATTTTATTGTGCTTTATGGCGCAGTTTAGCTATGCTATATACTTTGTGTTTTTTAAAAATATCATCAAAAAATATCACTCCATTACCATTATGAAATGGATGTTTCTTTTTAGTGCGTGCATCTATTTGCCACTTACCTGGTCTAATATTTCGGGTGTTGATTATGCTAATATGTCGGTTACTACCATGGGACAGCTTGCCTTTATCGTACTTGGATCCACTTTTTTGTCGTATATGATGATACCCATTGCACAAAAATACCTTCGACCAACGGTGGCCACCATGTATAATAATGTGCAACCTATTGTAGCTGCCATAGCCGCTGTTATGCTTCAGTTAGATAGTTTTGGCTGGCCAAAGGTTTTTGCTATTGTGTTGGTTTTTGCAGGCGTTTATCTGGTTACTACCAGTAAGGCTAAAGAAGAAACAAAGAATATGAAATAG